A window of Canis lupus baileyi chromosome 3, mCanLup2.hap1, whole genome shotgun sequence genomic DNA:
CCCCACTCGGGCACCCAATTCACATGCACGCATCTCAAATGAAAGCCAGAATTCTTTGAAATCCATTGCCTTGAAGAAAGTGTAAACAATCAAAAGCAGAGAAATACACTTTGCGATGCTCCTTCTCACGAAAGCCCTCGGGGTGACACCAACACCTGACACAAAGTGTGACTTTACAACAAGAGAGCAGTCACACAGAATGATTGGTCTTATTCCTTTACGGTAATGTctggggagcatgatgtgggaagTTGAAATAATAATTagtgagaatatttttaaaaagattttcagagGGACCCTCCACACACTAGTACTGGCCCAGCACTAATCAAGAACAGAGGACCCAACCCGCTCCAAACAGAAGCTATCTATTTGTTCCCTAGGTGGTCAGCAGTGTTGGCAGTGACATGAGAAGTGGCAGGAGGGGCCAGCAGATAGCAAGTAGGCAGGCTCCGTGTCACCAAGGGGTAGCGAGGAAGGTAGACTGCCACTTGTCCCCCGAAGGCTGCAAACTGGCCACATTCCTGAGAAGCTGGTGGGCAGCCAGTGTGGCCTAGGAGCCGCCTGGCCTGTGGAGGAGGCCTGGCTCCTGTCTGGGCAGATCAGAGCACCTGGACGGTCTGGACCACTGACATCACATCTCTCCCCACAAATGATGTGTCCCATCACAGAAAGACTTAACCGAATTTCCTGGTAAAGTGAGAGGGTATACTGAGAGTATACACCCACCGGAAGTCCCCTGAGGTGCAAAGGACCCTCTTGATTGAGGGACCCCTGGAATGGCCGAATCGTCTATGCCCACTGCGTATCACAAGGGGGTTGGCTAGAgaagggggagtggggaggggcctcCCCCGCGCAGAGCTGTTCATCTACTGAGAAAGGAAGCTCCAAATACCAGTTGTGAGATTTCTGGGACCTTTTAACTTCCTAGTTATCTGTTGCTGTGTTACTACTACCATCCTTCATCTGTCTGAGAGTCAGCACAGGGACAGAGCAGGAGGCAGCCACAAAGAGGCCAGGACAGTAGACTAAATGTCAAAGTCTCAGAAAGAAGGGAATAGATGGGAGAAATAGGGACTCAGCCAACTCAAGGTCTCTGAACAGTTTCTAGCACCCTGCTTTGCATGGGCTCTGGCCTGATGAACACCTGTGCTCCCTTCTAtcatccatatttttcttttgcacagGGGCCTGTTCAAGGATCAccccttccaggaagccttctctaaTTAACCCTAGCCATCGTATTGCTATTGAAGTTGGGAGCTTTCACAGTGTTCTATTTGTGCTGGCTGGTATTAATGCGTAACTGCTACAGCTATGTTCTTAAGGGGGCTACTTCTCTCCTAACTTGGACTGGAAGTTCTCAAGAGCAGAGACTCCACTTCTTATGTCTGTGCCTACCCACCACAACTAGATACAGACTGTCAAAGGGATTGGGATAAGGCCTCATCCTTTCCTCTCTGGGGCTTAACCCTGAGGCATCGGGTTCCAGAGAGCCGGGGCAGGTGGTGGGATGAAGAGGAAGGGGGCAGTACAGGGGAAAGCAAGCATGGGAGTGAGCAAAGGCCAAAGGCACCATCACCCCAAAAATGCCTCATAGTCCATATACCAAACCAGCTGGCCAGAACTAGGCAGGACACCTGAAATGGGCCACTTCTTGGGCTCATGGCCTGCGCGGCTCACCAGCATCGTGATCTCACGCTTCACTCTGCCCATGACCAGGACTGCCACCTTCCTGGCACGGTTGATGAGGGGCAGGCTAAGGCTCATGCGCTGGTGTGGCTTGTAGGGGCTCCTGGTCAGCACTACTGGCTGTGTGCCATCCAGGCCAGCAGGGGACTGTGGGAAGAGGGAGGCTGTGTGCCCGTCCGTGCCCATGCCCAGCAGCACCAGGTCAAAGCTGCTGTTGGTCACCAGGGCTGAGATCTCGCTGGCATACATCTGGGCCCCCTGGTCCTCCTCAGCACAGAGCCGCTGGTGCAGATGCACAGGCATGGGGTGGATATTGTAGTAGGGGACCCTGATGTACCGCAGCAGGTGAGCCTGCAGGCCCTGGAAGTTTGACTCAGGATCCCAAAGTGGGACACAGCGCTCATCCACCAGCCACAGATGCGTCTGGGCCCAGGGGAAGCCAAAGTGCCCAGTGGCCAGCTGCTCCAACAGGGGCACAGGGCTTGAGCCACCAGAGAGTGCCAGATGGAACTCGCCAAACCGCCGTACGGCCCGCACAGCTGTGGCCTCGATGTCATCGGCCAGCTTAGAGATCAGCTCCTCAGGCCAGGCCGAGATCAGGGGGCTTTCCCGGTACTTGGCCGTAAGAACCTGGAAGTTACTGGGCATTGGAGCAGAACCTGGCCCAGGCACCAGCTGCTCCAGCTGCTGCTGGCAAAAGCGCAGCTGGGCGCCACTGAACTCAAAGTCCAACAGGAACCCATTCTCAGCTCCTCCTGGGTAGAGGCGTGGGACCTCGTGGGCCAGGCTGTCCAGCAAGGGCGTCCAGAAGACCCAGGAGGCCAGCAAGTTCTCCGTGGTGATGAAGGAGTCCTTTCGGCCATGGAAGATATGAGATATGAGGACAGAATAGGCATCCTGCTCCCTCACGGGGCTGTAGACATAGTAATCAGAGATAGGGCGGCCGAAAAGGTGGAGCCCGGGTCGGCCCTCCACTTCCTTCCAGCTCTTGGAGGGCAGGGAGGGTCTGAACAGGTTCCGACTGACCAGCACGGCAGGGCTGCCCAGCTCACCATGTCCAATGTAGAAGATGATCTGTCGAGGCAGGCACTGGCTCTGGTCCACCACCCAGCGCTTCTCGTTCTGGGCACAGTAAGCCTGGTTCCTAAACAAGATCCGAATGTAGCCCACTCTCTCATCCAAGGCTTTGCCAGACATCAAGATGAAAGGGACGCCCTCCCAGCGAAGGTTGTCCACGTGAACAAGGATGCCTGAGATGACAGGGGACAGTGGAGGTGACATTCAGGCACAGAGAACCCAGGACTTCCAGTGCACCTGCCTTCCCTTCTTTACCACCCCACCAACCTTTCTCCTCTCTGAATGGAGCACCCCTGGATGCTATGCTCATCCTTTCTAGCATCTTCTCCCCCAAGCCAGTCCTCAAAATCTAGCCTCTAGGCAACCTCAGATGCCCACCTCTGTGAGGCACCTTAAGAGTcctggcctcccccagccccaagcAAAGAAAACTGAAGTCTTATGGTGGAGGCATTTCTGACTCTTGGTCGGGGGAGGAGGATCCTTGAGAACCCAGATGCGCATGAGGCAAGGCCAGACAGCAGAGAAGAGGTGGGCTGGGGTTCTGAGCCAACAGCAGGGTGGAGTGCACGTACGGGGGCTgcagtgggaggggggcaggcaccAAAGTGGTGGAAGCCAGTGGCTGAGGGCACACCTGATTTGGGTTCCAAGCCTGGTTTTTCCATGTACTATCTGTGcctaaccttgggcaagtttctgaACTTCACTGAGCCTCTGGTTTCCTGACCTCTGGATGGGGGTAGCAATCATGGCTGCATCACGGATCTGTGCACCTGAGGATTATATAAGGTAGCGTATATCAAGTGCCTGGCATGTTGGAAGTGCCCCATAAACAGTCACTGCTTTTGTAGTAGAGTTTATTATCTGCAGCCTTAGGGAGTCAGCCCTTTCCAGGAACGCTCTGGGCCTAGGGAAGTGTCCATAGGATGGCTCGAGAGGACATTTGTCTGAGCAGCAGGGTGACTGCCTCCTGGCAATGCTGTGGGCTGTGGCCAGACAGGTGGATAACCTCACTGGGGGGCTGGATATAAGCGGGAGCCAGGTCTGAACCCGGCTCAGAGAGCTCTGGAAGTGTGTGTGGATGTGGACTGAACTGAGACCATCACTGGGGTGTCCTTTACCAAGAACGACCCAAAAGGTGACCTACTGCTGAAAGACGGTGGAAGGCCAGAGAGGCAAAGGACTTTCCTCCTTGGTGATGAGCACCCCCGTGAATATCCCTCCTGAGGTCTCTTCCAACCCAAACCAAAGGGTGTCTGGCCTTGGAAGGCTGTGGCCCCAGAGCCCACCTGCGAAGGTTGGCGTCAGGCTGTAGAAGCTGTCTGGCTTTTGCTGCTCTCTGCGCACCTGCCTGCTGTACGCCTGGTACTGGCCCAGGACAGCACTGCCCTTCTGCAGGCCCCGCAGAGCCTGGAAGGCCTGCAGCTTGTGCTGCAGCACAGCCTTGGAGCTGCTGATGTTGTAGGGTAGCTCCATAGCCACGAGGGTGAGGACCTCTGTCAGGTGGTTCTGGAGCACATCTCGGATGACACCATACTCCTCATAGAAGCTGGTGCGGCCTGcgcgggaggaggaggggaggcagaggctgtCAAAGACTGGCAACATGCCCAACTTCCCCGAGAAACACCTGGACCCCcgccctgcacccctgccctgcccgcccACCCTGCAGCTGGAGTCCTCATCCCTCAGAGAGCTTATAAAAATGACTTATGTCAGagcaaaccatttttttttaatatatgaagtttttttttttttaagattttatttatttattcatgagagacacagaaacataggtagagggagaagcaggctccatgcaaggagctcaacgcaggactccatcccaggaccccaggatcacaccccgggccaaaggcaggcgctaaagggATCccgaagttttttttttgttttgttttgttttttaatttattgatttgaaagagagagcgagagaaagcatgaaggggggagggtcagagggagaagcagactccctgctgagcggggagcctgatgcagatggggttccatcccaggatcctgggatcatgacctgagctgaaggcagacacttaatcatctgagccacctagacaccccagAGCAAACCTcaacaaaagaaggaaggagagtgcCTGAGCATTTTAAGTGAAGCTGTCAAACTCCTTGGCCCTTCCTAAGAATCTGCGTGGGGAAGGGTCTTGTCCCAGCAAAGGCCAGAGGGCATTTATTTGCAGATGGGTGGCCAGACTCCTGCTCTCCTCAGGAATTGGTGGGTGGGTGTGGTGCCAGAGAAGGAGGTGGCATTATGGTGAGGGCCTGGGCTCTAGGGTCCCACTGCCACTTAGTACTGTGTGATTCTAGGCATTCCCTGACTTCTGGGTCTGTTTTCGCACCCTGCCATTAAATGGACTAATAACCACCAGCCCATTACTAAGGGCACAGCTGAACCAGGCAGTGTGCAGGTGCGAGGGCCCTGCCCTTGGCTttcagtgagagggagagaaaacaaagtAAGTCAGCAAAGaaattacaggggcacctggctgcctcagtcatttgggtgtctgactcttggtatcaactcaagtcttaatctcagggtcatgggtccaagccctgcattgggctctatgctggatgcagagctgacttaaaaaaataaaaaagaaattacagacaGAGTGAGAAGAGGGCCTGAGGACTCCAGAGTGAGCTGCAAAAAAACAGGGAAAGATGATAAAGGAGCCTTCAGATGCACACACCCCGAGGCAGGAAAGAGCTCGGCTGTGATGGTCTACAGGAAGGTGAGCAGGGCTGGCGGTACCAGCAGTACCAGCTTCTACCTTCAGAGGAAGCCAGCGGAGAATCTGAGGCAGGGAAAGACGAGATCTGGTGCGCATTCAGAACAGATTCCAGACCACTGTGGGGAGAATGGATGCAGAAACAACAAGCCCACGGCAGAGGCCACACAGTTGCTCAGCAGAGTGGCAACCAGGCTGGAGTTGACGTGGCAGCAGAAAAGCCAGAGGGAGTGGATGATTTGTTACAGGATCAGAAGTGACTGGGCTTGCTGCACACTGGTGGCAAGCCTAAGCCCAAGGTGGGGGCCAAAGGTAACTTCTAGAACTGAGGCCTAAGCAAAGAATGGGCAATGGGAAGGCCCCACTGGGAGAGGAGCAGTTTGACGGAGGGGAAATCATGAGGTccgttttgtgtgtgtttaagtgtAAGACCCCCAGATGCAGACACCAGCTTGGCAGGAGGGCAGGGTCCTGCAAGGGTAGAGGAGAGTAGCACAGAAgacattgagcagagagccccgcCACAGCAGCTAGGTGCTCACTGTACCCCTTCCGCTCACACACACACGGGGTCCTGCACGGCAGCCACCACCATTACCCCTGCTGCACACCAGATGGAAGCACTGAATGTCTAGGGCCAGCACATGCAACACTACACCACACCCTCTAGAACTCAGGGCGAGGTCTGATGATCAGCGACTCAAATACATACAAGCCCACAGTCTCACAGCCTGGGCTTCAAATGCACAACACCTCACAGGGCATAGTTCATACTCCACCCACCTGCCGACACCCAGCCAATCCAGAGCCTTATAGAAAAGGCCTGACATCATGACAGGAGGAGCAATCATCTGTCAAAGGCTTCATGTGAGTGAGCTGGAACTTGGGATTGGGTCTTCACCCACTAACATCTACCTGTCCTGCAGGTCCCTGCTTCTAGAGGGTTTCACTGACCCCTTGGCCTGCACTCCTTGGGGGCCCTGTCTTCTGCAAGCCCAGGTGAATGACTCAGTGCCCGCTCGTCCCTCTCTCTGCCACACCTGAATCTGGAGCAGGTGAGTAGGAGCTCACCTGTCTGCCCACTGCTGTGTGCCCTGTGCCTGCCACAGCCCCATGACCATACCATGGGACCCTGGACAGCAGAGAACATGAACATCCATGCTCACAGAAACACAATGTCGAGAGAAAAACATGCTTGCTTtgataacataaaaattaattttgaaaataggaTATAAGATGAACTGTATACATAGAACTccaataaatgaaaaacacaactGGAAATTAGAAATGCAATGAATGGGTTTTATGAATTAGAAACAGTAGAAAAGAGTCAGCCAACAGAAGACACAACTGAAGAGATTATCCTGTATGCAGGATAGAGAGACAAAAAGACCCACACTCTctcactcagacacacacacaggcacatgcatgcacacgcagTATGTCTCCTCTTCAAAACTAAACAACATATTGTCTTGGGAATCAGACCTACACAGAAACAATCAAGAGCAGCAAGGGAGTAACTGAACCAAAATCTGGAATagtaaaggagaggaaatgagacaGAATTTGGGGAAGGACACAAAGagctctttttattattttatttttttatttttttttaagaagctctTTTTAAACAATGCTTGCTGGGTACACTGGTGTTTGTTATATCACACTTCTTCACATCCTATACACATTtagtaagaattcttttttatctAGTCAATATTTAAttcaaacaagcaaaaacaagtGGTCCCTAGTTTAGACCTGCTTAGCCTCACATGCTCCCTTCCAGGGGCCACGCAGGGTCCCCGGCACCAGTCCGAACCACCTGCCCCAACCAGGCCTGCGGTGCTCGGTCACGCCAGCTGGATGGCGAGCAGGACCAGCCACGACTGGCAGAATGTGCCCTGAATTCAGCCCAAGATGCCAGGCCTGGGAGCACCCGGCTTGTGGGGCAAGAAGTGGAGCCAGGAGCCCGCTTGCAGGAAGGCACCTTTGTGCTCAGTAGTGGGAGTCTGACTCTCTTATTCTCAGCCAGAAATTAGGGTACAGCTCTGGCCAGTCATGCTAAACCCTCGAAGAGCTGGACAATCAGCTCAGCGGGGCCAGCCAAAATGCCAAAAGCACCCCTGTCCCCGCTCCATGGAAACAATGCCTGAGCTCCCCTAGCCCCACAGAGTTCTGGTCTTCAAGGTTCTTAGAGTATGGTTGAGAAGGCATCAAGAAAAGACAATAATTATAGTAACAGCATCTACCAGTCTATTTATTCCTCATGGTAACAATCTATAAGGAGATCTtactttgaaaatacaaattttggtgatccctgggtggctcagcggtttagcgccaccttcagcccggggcctgatcctggagacccgggatcaagtcccacatcaggctccctgcacggagcctgcctcttcctctgtctgtatctctgcctctctctctctctctctctctgtgtgtgtctctatgaataaataaaatcttttaaaaaatacaaattttaattttaaaaatacaaggaaactgaggttcagagaagttagaAATAGGGCCACACAGCTCACAAAGGGGTAAATATGAATTTGAACCCAGAGCCTGCAATTCTTACCATCCCTTTTAACTTCCACCACTCCCATTTAAACAACCATACAATGGCATGAGCACCAGTGACTTGGAGTGAGAAGCTAGTGGAGCTTGGCTCTGGAAGGATGGATCTAGGTCAAAGGTCAAGGGCCCCAACACAGTTTGCCTGGTGATGGTAAGCCTGGTCTAGCAGAAGCAGCCAGTCTGTGATTCAGAATAGCAGAAATCAAGAACGGTTGGAAAGGGCCCTGGAAACTCGGCTGAGAAGTCAAGGGGCTAGTATAAGTTTTTCACCTTCACTGGTTAAACagaactaccgtatgatccagccATTTCACTCCTATGTGCACACCCATGAGCAATGAACACATAGTCCACACAGATGCTGGTACGTGAACCTCCACGGCAGCATTATTCACGATGGCCAAAgagcagaaacaacccaaatgcctatcaactgatgaatggaggGATAAAGTATGGTCtgtccatacaacagaatattattcacaataagaaaagaaacactgGTACATGCCGCAGCATGGATGCACCCCGAAACCATGCCACTGTGACAGAAGCTAAACACAAAAGGCCACCACTGTGTGATGTCGTTTAGATGAAGTGTCAGGAACAGGCAGGTCCACAGAGAAATCAGGTCGTCTGCTGCATGGGGCTGGGAGGGAACATGGATGAGGATGGAGGGTACAGGGTTTCTCTTGGGGGTGATGAAAACTTTCTAAAACTGGCTGTGGTGGTGGGTGCATgactgtgaatacactaaaatcTCCTGGATTAAATGCTGTACATGGGGAAATTGTCTGAAATGCGAATTGAATCTCTAATAAGACTTTTTCTAGCAAGTATCAGAGCAGAAGTGGAATCACATAGGGGTGCCGTGGGACAGTGGGGCTATCTCCCATCTACCTGCGAGACAAGTTTATGGAGAGCGGGCTGGTGGTGGTGTAGCAGCAAGGCAGCACTCGGGGCAAATGAGGGAAGTAACAAGGGTCACAGCAAATGCAAAGACATTGGTTGGGGAGGAGTAAAAGCTGTGTGGGAGGAGTAAAAGCTGTGTGGTGCCTGGCTAGACCTGAGAGGCCACAGGAGTCATGACCTGGAGTATGGTCTCTGGAGCCAGATGTAGGGATTCAAGTACCTGCTCTGCCACCTTTCAGCTCTGCAACCCCACGTGAGCAGCTCTCCCTCACACAAAGAAGAGGACAGTGGCGTCCCTCCCTTGCAGGGCTGCTGTGGACGTTAATGAGTTAACACATCTATCTATGGggcttggaacagtgcctggcacacaggaagcacTGGCAGGTCCTGCCTAGGATTTGTATTTTTACAGGAGCTGAAAAAGAGGGGCTACTGGCCCGGCAGCACAGAGGGCAGTCACCATCTGGAAataaagaaggcagaaaatgtAGCTCGTGTTTCAATGACAGTTTAAGTTCTAAATCTGCTGAGTCTGAAGTGGTGACATCCTGTGAACATCTCTAGAAGGCCAGTCAGAGATAGAAGACTAGAGCTTGGAGAGGCAACAGAAGTCAGAGATATACTGGATTTCATCAAATCCAAAATGCCAATCATGGTGAAAGCATCACTGGTTTACAACCACTAAGAAACAGCCAGACCATGGACTATGTCAACCACGGCACCCCATCAACAGTACATACAATTTCTGAGATGttcaaatgtaaaattaaaaaaaaaaaaaaaaaggtgtgtccTGGAATTAGTGAATTACAGATTTAAGGGTATAAACAGGATAGTTAAAGCTTTGAGAACAGATGAATTTTTGATGAAGAGAACACAGCAGAGTCCTCAAAAGCCCTGTTATCTGTTTACTATTCATTAGTTTAGCAAATCCCTAAGTAGCCCTCTTCCTATTTTTATCCTCTTACACTCCACGGGGAGAATGCACTTCACAGATTTACTACCCGCTGTGTAAAAGAGAGCTTCCTTTATTCCTTAATTTCAAGCTTCAGGGGGTGCCTGTGTTTAGCACAGCCAGGAGACTTGTGGCCTTCCATCCCTCCTTGGTTAGCTCTGCCTTTTCACCTCTCAGGGAGAGGCCACACAGTGAAGCACAGGATGGGAAGTCATGTCAGGGGATGGGCTCTCCCAAGGATGCCAACCACTCCATTTTTTCCCTAGTCATCATGGGCTGATTTTTCCTGAAAATGATCTAACATTAACCCCTGACATCTTTTCCTACATTGAAAGTTGAGGGTTAGAAACCCACTGATGTATTAACAAGGGCAGAAAAAAACTCCACCAGGTTGGACAACTGGAAGCAAGACCCCCATAAACCTGGCTTCTAAACAGTTCAAGTTCAAGACTAACCCAAGACCATAAGATCAccagcatggggatccctgggtggtgcagcggtttagcgcctgcctttggcccagggcgcgatcctggagacccgggatcgaatcccacgtcgggctcccggtgcatggagcctgcttctccttctgcctgtgtctctgccccccaaccctctgtgtgactatcataaattaaaaaaaaaaaaaaaaaaaaagatcaccagCATGGGAGACCCACTGCTCTGCCCTTTGGCTGTGCTGCCCCTCAAACTTTCATGGGGTAGTATCCCATGGAAGGCAGGAGAAGCTGTGTCCCACGTGCTTGGAGAAGAcctccatggggcacctggctggctctgccggtagagcttgtgactcttacCTCGGGATTATGAGTTTGTGCTTCAAGTTGGGTGtagcgattacttaaaaaaaagaaagaaagaaagaaagaaaaggacccCTACAAAGCTACCAGACTGGCAAGGACAGGAAGGACAGAGCACCCAAGGTGAGCAAAGCTGTAGGAAAAATAAGTACAAACACATATTGCACACGTTCTAGAAAACAGCCTAATGAGACGTAATAAGAGTAATAAAGTCATTTCTACCATGTGGCCTAATAATTCCACTTCAGAAGCAtactcaaaggaaaaatattttttaagtgttcataAGTGTTCCAGAATGATAGTGGTTGAACAACTTTGTGAAtctattaaaaactattaaactgtatactttaaaagagtaaattttatgatatgtgaattatatcttaatttttaaaattttttttaaaaatttatttatgatagtcacacacagagagagagagagggaggcagagacacaggcagagggagaagcaggctccatgcaccgggaacccgacatgggatttgatctcaggtctccaggattgcgccctgggccaaaggcaggcgccaaaccgctgcgccacccagggatccctatatcttaattttttaaaagcttgcaAAGTActatttaaaatggcaaaaagtgaGAACAGCCAAAATGCCTCATAATAGGGCAATTCATTTTCTGTGAAACAAAATCGAGCAGAAATAGAGGTTATACTTTATACAGACTGTCGATATGTGCAAGT
This region includes:
- the H6PD gene encoding GDH/6PGL endoplasmic bifunctional protein isoform X4 is translated as MKPPGCWKMFTVAVCMAFLACLQAQELQGHVSIILLGATGDLAKKYLWQGLFQLYLDEVGKGYSFSFHGAALTSTKQGQELIAKVLESLSCPEDMEPGRCAELKGQFQRLSQYRHLKTNEDYMALSKDIEAQLQHEGLREAGRIFYFSVPPFAYADIARSINSSCRPGPGAWLRVVLEKPFGHDYVSAQQLATELGSFFQEEEMYRVDHYLGKQAVAQILPFRDQNRKALDGLWNRHHVERVEIIMKETVDAEGRTSFYEEYGVIRDVLQNHLTEVLTLVAMELPYNISSSKAVLQHKLQAFQALRGLQKGSAVLGQYQAYSRQVRREQQKPDSFYSLTPTFAGILVHVDNLRWEGVPFILMSGKALDERVGYIRILFRNQAYCAQNEKRWVVDQSQCLPRQIIFYIGHGELGSPAVLVSRNLFRPSLPSKSWKEVEGRPGLHLFGRPISDYYVYSPVREQDAYSVLISHIFHGRKDSFITTENLLASWVFWTPLLDSLAHEVPRLYPGGAENGFLLDFEFSGAQLRFCQQQLEQLVPGPGSAPMPSNFQVLTAKYRESPLISAWPEELISKLADDIEATAVRAVRRFGEFHLALSGGSSPVPLLEQLATGHFGFPWAQTHLWLVDERCVPLWDPESNFQGLQAHLLRYIRVPYYNIHPMPVHLHQRLCAEEDQGAQMYASEISALVTNSSFDLVLLGMGTDGHTASLFPQSPAGLDGTQPVVLTRSPYKPHQRMSLSLPLINRARKVAVLVMGRVKREITMLVSRAGHEPKKWPISGVLPSSGQLVWYMDYEAFLG
- the H6PD gene encoding GDH/6PGL endoplasmic bifunctional protein isoform X3, whose translation is MKSSKRETKRHLWPSVAPPLLTIDGIGTRPPGCWKMFTVAVCMAFLACLQAQELQGHVSIILLGATGDLAKKYLWQGLFQLYLDEVGKGYSFSFHGAALTSTKQGQELIAKVLESLSCPEDMEPGRCAELKGQFQRLSQYRHLKTNEDYMALSKDIEAQLQHEGLREAGRIFYFSVPPFAYADIARSINSSCRPGPGAWLRVVLEKPFGHDYVSAQQLATELGSFFQEEEMYRVDHYLGKQAVAQILPFRDQNRKALDGLWNRHHVERVEIIMKETVDAEGRTSFYEEYGVIRDVLQNHLTEVLTLVAMELPYNISSSKAVLQHKLQAFQALRGLQKGSAVLGQYQAYSRQVRREQQKPDSFYSLTPTFAGILVHVDNLRWEGVPFILMSGKALDERVGYIRILFRNQAYCAQNEKRWVVDQSQCLPRQIIFYIGHGELGSPAVLVSRNLFRPSLPSKSWKEVEGRPGLHLFGRPISDYYVYSPVREQDAYSVLISHIFHGRKDSFITTENLLASWVFWTPLLDSLAHEVPRLYPGGAENGFLLDFEFSGAQLRFCQQQLEQLVPGPGSAPMPSNFQVLTAKYRESPLISAWPEELISKLADDIEATAVRAVRRFGEFHLALSGGSSPVPLLEQLATGHFGFPWAQTHLWLVDERCVPLWDPESNFQGLQAHLLRYIRVPYYNIHPMPVHLHQRLCAEEDQGAQMYASEISALVTNSSFDLVLLGMGTDGHTASLFPQSPAGLDGTQPVVLTRSPYKPHQRMSLSLPLINRARKVAVLVMGRVKREITMLVSRAGHEPKKWPISGVLPSSGQLVWYMDYEAFLG
- the H6PD gene encoding GDH/6PGL endoplasmic bifunctional protein isoform X5, which codes for MFTVAVCMAFLACLQAQELQGHVSIILLGATGDLAKKYLWQGLFQLYLDEVGKGYSFSFHGAALTSTKQGQELIAKVLESLSCPEDMEPGRCAELKGQFQRLSQYRHLKTNEDYMALSKDIEAQLQHEGLREAGRIFYFSVPPFAYADIARSINSSCRPGPGAWLRVVLEKPFGHDYVSAQQLATELGSFFQEEEMYRVDHYLGKQAVAQILPFRDQNRKALDGLWNRHHVERVEIIMKETVDAEGRTSFYEEYGVIRDVLQNHLTEVLTLVAMELPYNISSSKAVLQHKLQAFQALRGLQKGSAVLGQYQAYSRQVRREQQKPDSFYSLTPTFAGILVHVDNLRWEGVPFILMSGKALDERVGYIRILFRNQAYCAQNEKRWVVDQSQCLPRQIIFYIGHGELGSPAVLVSRNLFRPSLPSKSWKEVEGRPGLHLFGRPISDYYVYSPVREQDAYSVLISHIFHGRKDSFITTENLLASWVFWTPLLDSLAHEVPRLYPGGAENGFLLDFEFSGAQLRFCQQQLEQLVPGPGSAPMPSNFQVLTAKYRESPLISAWPEELISKLADDIEATAVRAVRRFGEFHLALSGGSSPVPLLEQLATGHFGFPWAQTHLWLVDERCVPLWDPESNFQGLQAHLLRYIRVPYYNIHPMPVHLHQRLCAEEDQGAQMYASEISALVTNSSFDLVLLGMGTDGHTASLFPQSPAGLDGTQPVVLTRSPYKPHQRMSLSLPLINRARKVAVLVMGRVKREITMLVSRAGHEPKKWPISGVLPSSGQLVWYMDYEAFLG
- the H6PD gene encoding GDH/6PGL endoplasmic bifunctional protein isoform X1 encodes the protein MQSEVRTSGKIISRNSLPTQPPLSSPPPPPFMKGSKFGETGGVGIFQTVFCILCSDGWWIDFELMRLIFWSSKRETKRHLWPSVAPPLLTIDGIGTRPPGCWKMFTVAVCMAFLACLQAQELQGHVSIILLGATGDLAKKYLWQGLFQLYLDEVGKGYSFSFHGAALTSTKQGQELIAKVLESLSCPEDMEPGRCAELKGQFQRLSQYRHLKTNEDYMALSKDIEAQLQHEGLREAGRIFYFSVPPFAYADIARSINSSCRPGPGAWLRVVLEKPFGHDYVSAQQLATELGSFFQEEEMYRVDHYLGKQAVAQILPFRDQNRKALDGLWNRHHVERVEIIMKETVDAEGRTSFYEEYGVIRDVLQNHLTEVLTLVAMELPYNISSSKAVLQHKLQAFQALRGLQKGSAVLGQYQAYSRQVRREQQKPDSFYSLTPTFAGILVHVDNLRWEGVPFILMSGKALDERVGYIRILFRNQAYCAQNEKRWVVDQSQCLPRQIIFYIGHGELGSPAVLVSRNLFRPSLPSKSWKEVEGRPGLHLFGRPISDYYVYSPVREQDAYSVLISHIFHGRKDSFITTENLLASWVFWTPLLDSLAHEVPRLYPGGAENGFLLDFEFSGAQLRFCQQQLEQLVPGPGSAPMPSNFQVLTAKYRESPLISAWPEELISKLADDIEATAVRAVRRFGEFHLALSGGSSPVPLLEQLATGHFGFPWAQTHLWLVDERCVPLWDPESNFQGLQAHLLRYIRVPYYNIHPMPVHLHQRLCAEEDQGAQMYASEISALVTNSSFDLVLLGMGTDGHTASLFPQSPAGLDGTQPVVLTRSPYKPHQRMSLSLPLINRARKVAVLVMGRVKREITMLVSRAGHEPKKWPISGVLPSSGQLVWYMDYEAFLG